The Zeugodacus cucurbitae isolate PBARC_wt_2022May chromosome 4, idZeuCucr1.2, whole genome shotgun sequence genome includes the window GGATGAAGAATCATATATAGGCGTAGGATCGCATAGAGTGcgttaactaaaaaaaaaaacaacaaaaaaatacgagAAAACCGAGAGCTTTAAAAATTCAGACACCGTCCGACGGTGAGTACTTGAAAggaaccatatacatatgtacgttcgTTATTATATCAGAAGGCCTACAAAAGGAACACAATTAttgatgttttttaattttgctatacaatggaggatgggatcatgtgtagaagttcacgcaagtgaggaaagtttttgattgtcactcacttgggagtggccagaaacgattcttctccacatggttcaagcagctcacgacttccggttttagaccaagtatcctctgggtagccaacagacatccgtttgaaggcgagctaaagtgagaaggcgaagcccgcttatgcggttgtgcgtagggtttgggacccaccacataaaaacaccccccaatgaaaaatctacgaaagcctcggatgagacaccccccttttgatgacgacccctgcaaacgttttaaggataatgatataagggcatgcacctggaatgcccggacccttaattgggaaggtgcctctgcccagctggttgatgtcctcatacgacttaaggctgacatcaccgccatccaagaagtgcgatggacgggacaaggacggaagaaggtgggtccttgtgacatctactacagcggccatataaaggagcgcaaatttggtgttggatttgtggtgggagagagactccgtcgcagagtcctggcattcaccccggtggatgaacgtctagccacaatccgcatcaaagcgaggttcttcaacatatcgctgatttgcgcccacgccccaacggaagagaaggacgatgtgaccaaagatgctttctatgagcgcctagaacgcacctatgagcgctgcccccgccacgatgtaaaagtcgtgcttggtgattttaacgccagggtgggtaaagaaggtgtctttggcacaacagtcggaaaattcagcctccatgacgaaacatcgcctaacggcctgaggctgatcgacttcgctggggcccgaaatatggtcgtctgtagtaccagattccagcataagaaaatacatcaagctacttggctgtctcctgatcgaaacacgcgaaaccaaatcgatcacgttgtgatagacggaagacatgtctcctgtgtttaagacgtgcgtacgctccgaggaccaaatatagactcggaccattatctggtcgcagcgaagatacgcacccgcctctgtgcagcaaagaatgcccgtcaacaaacacaaggaaggttcgacgtcgaaaagctgcaatcgcaacagacagccacgaaatactctactcgacttgcactcctgctctctgagagcactcatcagcatctcggtataagggaactgtggaacggcatctcaaactcactgcgtaccgctgcagccgaaacaattggttttcggcaacgacaaaaaacaagctggtacgatgaggagtgccgtctcgcagcggagagaaaacagactgcctacctcgcaacattgcaaacgaccacaacacgtgcgggatgggatagataccgagagctgaaagggaagcgagacgcatttgcagacaaaaaaagaaagaggccgaaatgcgtgagtacgaagagcttgagaagctggcagacagagggaatgcgcgaaaattttatgaaaaaatgaagcgacttaacgaaggtttcaagaccggagcatcctcatgtagagaccaaggtggtaatctggtaaccgatgtccagggcatactgggattatggagggaacacttctccgacctgctgaatggcagtgagagtacaacaccaggagatggcgaacccgatcccccaatcgatgacgatggaacagatgttccattacccgaccatgaagaaatttgaatagcaattacccgcttgaagaacaacaaagcagcgggggccgatagattaccggcagaactattcaaatacggcggcgaagaactgataaggtgcatgcatcagcttctttgcagaatatggtcggaagaaagcatgcctgacgattggaatctcagtgtgctctgcccaatccataaaaagggagatcccacaatctgcgccaattaccgtgggatcagcctcctaaatatcgcatacaaggttctatcgagcgtattgtgtgaaagactaaagcccaccgtcaacaaactgattggaccttatcagtgtggctttagacctggaaaatcgacaactgaccagatattcaccatgcgccaaatcttggaaaagacccgagaaaagaggatcgacacacaccacctttttgtcgattttaaagctgctttcgacagcacgaaaaggagttgcctttacgccgcgatgtctgaatttggtatccccgcaaaactaatacggctgtgtaaattgacgttgagcaacaccaaaagctccgtcatgattgggaaggacctctccgagccgttcgataccaaacgaggtttcagacaaggtgactcaatatcgtgcgacttctttaacctgatgctggaaaaaattataagagctgcagagctaaaccgagaaggtacaatcttctacaagagtgtacagctcctggcgtacgccgatgatattgatatcatcggaagcaacaaccgcgccgtttgttctgctttttcccgcatggataaggaggcgaagcgaatgggtctggaggtgaatgaggacaagacgaaatatctcctgtcatcaaacaaacagtcggcgcattcgcgtcttggctcccacgtcactgttgacagtcataacttcgaggtcgtagataatttcgtatacctgggaaccagcatcaacaacacgaacaatgtcagcctcgaaatccagcgcagaataactcttgccaacaggtgctactttggactgagtaggcaattgaacagtaaagtcctctctcgacgaaccaaaatcaagctctacaagtcgcttatcattcccgtcctgctttacggtgcagaagcttggacgatgtcaacatcagatgagacgacactaggagttttcgagaggaaaattttgcgcaagatttatggtcctcagaacattggcaacggcgaataccgcagacgatggaacgatgagctgtacgagttatacgacgacattgacatagttcagcgaataaaaagacagcggctacgctggctaggtcatgttgtccgaatggacgaaaacactccagccctgaaagtgttcgatgcagtacccgccggaggaagccgaggaaggggaaggcctccactccgttggagggaccaggtggagagtgacctggttacacttgggatctccaactggcgccgaactgcgaaggagagagacaggtggcgcactatcgtcgattcggctataaccggctaaacggttgcaacgccaatcacatacatacatacaactgacTACTCTAGTGGGGAAAAAGCTCCAAATGGTCTAAAGTTTATGGCGCTTTTGAGGATCTTCTGATTTGGAGACAAATAAGTAACGCAAAGCCCTACTTTGAATAGGCAATTTTTCCGCACAGTAAGccttaaatgaaaaatgtgggacaacaaaaatgatgaaaatcgtatgttttattaaaagttCCCAGCAAGCAAATCTaataatatatagttatatttatttgtttagcgCTGTTTAACGGTAAATCCGGCTGTCCAAAATCATGATAAATGACGTCTACATATAAATAGCTTTCTATGAAAGCTttctttttaagttttttcgtTAAGTAAACACTAAATAATACCATtgaaagttttttataaaagttgttTCGTTCAATTCATTAGCTTTTCGTGAAAGCTTGTTGTCAAagctttttcattaaataaatattccatactaaaaaataatatatattcacatagATTATTGTGAAAGCTTTTAGTAAAGCTTCTGTACTAAATAAACacttcataattaaatatatcatACAATCGCATAGCTTTTCATGAAAGCTTTTTGTTAAAGCTCTTTTTAAATCAGCACTCCATAATACAGCAGAGAGCTTTTCGTGAAAGCCTTCGGTGTAAGCTATAGAGTCCCATATAAGAACATCAACGTGAATATACTTGTCGCAGCAGTGCAATGACAGTATAAGATTTGCTCAAAATACCAGTAAAACTGGGTAGCGAAAGCGACATAAAACCACCGGCTGTAAAAACAAATGGTGTTTGCgaattacacataaatattaaaagtgatTTCTTAAAACGCTGATCAAACTCAAACCAATGCGAGCTGTAACCGCTTGTTGTCAGGGTCTtgctctgaaaaaaaaatatgaaagaaattttttttttttttattaaccaaCGCACCTGTTCCGACACCTCATGACCAAACCAACAATAAACGAACAATTCGCAGAATATGCAGCCGCAATAACAGTAAATGAGCGCAGCACCATTCGAATTCTCCGTTTTGACAATTGCCTGAAAGCCCGTCATGGCGAATATGATGAGTGAGGTGAAAAACTGTAAGAGCACCGGCATACGGAATATTTCCTCCACATTAATGCGCAGACTTTGAGGTtaggaaaaaaatgaaaatatttgaattaaataagccTACTTAATAATATGAAAGTGACCCACTCGCGTAGCAGGCAATGATGTTCAACTATGGTTTGTAGGCGTTTGTCGTGATTAATGTGTGCCTTCTTCTTACTGCCGCAATCCAACTTGAGCTCCTCAAAagccaaatttaaaattttcaattgaaaacgtATTTGATTGATCATTGTCACATTGAGATAGTCGATGGAAACGATTTGTAGCGCAAACACTAAGACACTGATACCCATATAAGCCAGTTGTAAGCCGAAAGGCATCCAATGGGGCAGCTTTACGCGATAGGGGAATATTTGACCCGCCACGCCAATAGGATCTATTTGTGGGATTATCGATTATCGAAAATAGCGTTTAATTTCCAAGGCATAATTTTTTAGGAGCAAAAACTTACTGTAGAACAGATATATGATGCCAAGAACGCCGGTGAAACCCACCAGCGAGGCATAAATTGTTAACGGTATTTTATTCTCAAATTCACCACGATAAAATGCCACTAACTGTAAAGTAATTTAATCATacaaaatgaatttttgaaatttcatttacaCTACTCTGCACTAACCTGTCTTTTAGAAATCACATAAGTCTTTGCAGAGTACTCAATTCTTCTCACCACATGCGCAACTTCATCCAGgcgatataaaatattaataacctAAAAAATTCCATTAATTCATCCAAGCTTGTGTTAACATTGAGATTCTTCGCCGTTTACCTTCAGCACTCCAGCGATGTGGGTTAAAGACAAGCAAATATTCTGCGATAAATCGTCCAAATTGGGCCAACATAAAATCATATCGTAAATCTCGAAACCCGTATAGATGAATGTCACCAACAGTGTGAGCAAAACGCCATATATTCCGAGCGCAATCCTCAATAAAGGTGACTCTGCCTTTAAACCCACCACAGGCACACCGAACAACTGCGCTAACCACACATTATACTCTATTGAACCGATTTTACCTTTAGACGGATCGGATGGAAATATGCGCGAGGATAGCACTGCCAGTTTATCCATTATGGTGCGCTTTCAAAGCTTAAATAGGCTTACGAAAATGTTTATGATTCAAAGTTCACACTGTTTTATATAGTACTATATTTAGTCTACACTTTGTGTTCCATTATTTATTTAGTcagatattatatatgaataatatCAAGAAATACCCTCTTCAGAAATTAACATAACCCTACTTTCGTAGATCGCTTCCGCGGTATTAGAGCTGTTTTTTAGAGTTATAGAATTGCCTAGCTTGCTGTCAAACGAATTgtgaaaataagatttaattgTCGAATACGCCGAGGACCTAAAAGCTTTCCGAATTTTTAATACCCAAATGGAGTTGTTTTCAACGACTTCCTCCTTTTTAAagtgaatttcaatttttcattattttgtgttttaaatgCTTCTGGGTTGAGTAAACTTCCACATGTCCAGTTATCTATTATTTATCTATGTAATAAGACATTAAGTAATCACTTATGATTATCACATCAATTATTCCCGTTTGCTGTGCATATTCCccaatttaattgtattaaaactATCAATTTGCTTATGGGCGCCACACGATTTAGCACCTAATAAAGGAATTTAGTCATTTGATATGTAAATAGCGCCGGCTAGTAGCCGAAGTGTGTAAATGAGGTGTGCTTTTTGGGGGTGGCAAGCGTTTGAAATGTGTGAAAAGGTGACGACTCAATTTATTCatcgtttaaaattttctattataaagTGCCGCCGaggattaattaaaatttcaatatcggTTTTCGTCATTCTAAATATTGCAGTTTCGAGCTGAGGCACTCGAATGGGAAAATATTATAGTTAAAAGTTACTTAATAGAATAAGATTGCAGCAATTATTGGTGTTCacgatttatttaattacactATCGTGTGGTAAAGTTGTAGACGAGGGGTGCTCGTTAAGATAATTGCATGCTCTTTTTGATGCGATACAGATCAGTTATTTGATAAGACTAACTTGTCGATATATATTGTCTACATCATTTTAGGTCACTCTAGTCACGCGAGTACAAAAAGTCTGTACCAAAAACTTATTAACGGAGTTCTATATGGTCCAATTGGCGAAATTATCTTAATTCGAGTCTTTATCTAGTTGTAATCATGTTTTAATGACTGACCTATTATTCATCCAGAATTAAAGAAATCGTACGACAGAAAGTCGCGCTGTTTAATGTATTGGTTGGAGTCGATCTATTATTACCTTCATATTTTAGCTCGAAATTGACGCTTTGCGAATGtgtggttaggttaggttaaaggaTAGATCTCTGCAGCTGCAGAAAATCTCACGTGGgcagattcgactgtcctttgtgacatccgcaaaactcctaacggatcactaagaCCCTTCTGGTAGTGCTTGAACTCTATAATAAAGtttttaagtcggctaatg containing:
- the Or94a gene encoding odorant receptor 94a, producing MDKLAVLSSRIFPSDPSKGKIGSIEYNVWLAQLFGVPVVGLKAESPLLRIALGIYGVLLTLLVTFIYTGFEIYDMILCWPNLDDLSQNICLSLTHIAGVLKVINILYRLDEVAHVVRRIEYSAKTYVISKRQLVAFYRGEFENKIPLTIYASLVGFTGVLGIIYLFYNPIGVAGQIFPYRVKLPHWMPFGLQLAYMGISVLVFALQIVSIDYLNVTMINQIRFQLKILNLAFEELKLDCGSKKKAHINHDKRLQTIVEHHCLLRDLRINVEEIFRMPVLLQFFTSLIIFAMTGFQAIVKTENSNGAALIYCYCGCIFCELFVYCWFGHEVSEQSKTLTTSGYSSHWFEFDQRFKKSLLIFMCNSQTPFVFTAGGFMSLSLPSFTGILSKSYTVIALLRQVYSR